One Euphorbia lathyris chromosome 1, ddEupLath1.1, whole genome shotgun sequence DNA segment encodes these proteins:
- the LOC136235784 gene encoding uncharacterized protein isoform X2, translating into MSSQEEDLWEKATLAADDLYSFRDTYFPVNPLDKISNLQSKSDLSLKLLDSIPLEQRKTPIQRATYEYLRGKVLDVLPDYRKEAEDHLSKAVKLNPSLADAWLCLGNCIWKKGDLSSAKNCFNLALSKGPNKKILCLLSMLERRMAQGAENQAELVEESIQHAKDAITLDVKDGNSWYNLGNALLTSFFTTGAWDHNKLQRSLKAYQNAEKDERMQSNPDLYFNSATVNKYLENYERALSGFEAASLKDPSLGATEEAQKIGQARTKRLASVSSSLAAVHLNSSYRRVTIDLLLDGLNKAVAIVGKVLFFVKHENVTPLYYLVCDSNQICFVLSVYGIINDVIKEGDQLTLLEPYYHSTDFCWKEKHYHFKSIRVDFIKQLLVNGKPLLPQHAIRSSIYAQHKP; encoded by the exons ATGAGTAGCCAAGAAGAAGATTTATGGGAGAAGGCGACCTTAGCAGCCGATGATCTCTACAGTTTCCGCGACACTTATTTCCCAGTTAATCCACTTGACAAAATCTCCAACTTGCAATCAAAGTCTGATCTCTCTCTTAAGCTTCTGGATTCAATTCCTCTTG AACAAAGGAAAACACCTATTCAACGTGCAACATACGAATATCTCAGGGGAAAGGTATTGGATGTATTACCTGACTACAGGAAAGAAGCAGAGGATCATCTCTCAAAAGCT GTCAAGCTAAATCCATCTCTTGCAGATGCTTGGCTGTGTTTGGGTAACTGCATTTGGAAGAAGGGAGATTTATCCTCAGCAAAGAACTGCTTCAATCTTGCACTAAGCAAG GGTCCAAACAAGAAGATACTATGTCTTTTATCAATGCTTGAAAGGCGAATGGCCCAAG GTGCTGAAAATCAGGCTGAACTTGTTGAGGAAAGCATTCAACATGCAAAGGACGCTATCACTTTAGATGTGAAGGATGGGAACTCTTGGT ACAACCTAGGAAACGCATTGCTGACAAGTTTTTTCACAACTGGAGCATGGGATCACAACAAACTTCAACGTTCTCTAAAAGCATACCAGAATGCT GAAAAAGATGAGCGGATGCAGTCGAATCCAGACTTATACTTCAACTCTGCCACA GTCAACAAATATCTTGAGAATTATGAGAGGGCCCTTAGTGGGTTTGAAGCTGCTTCCTTAAAGGATCCAAGTCTGGGTGCTACGGAGGAGGCTCAAAAGATA GGACAAGCTAGAACTAAACGACTTGCATCAGTTTCCTCATCATTGGCAGCTGTCCATT TGAATTCATCATATAGAAGAGTCACTATTGATCTGTTGTTGGATGGCCTGAACAAAGCGGTAGCAATAGTGGGAAAAGTACTCTTCTTTGTCAAGCATGAGAATGTCACTCCTTT ATACTATTTGGTGTGTGATTCCAATCAAATTTGCTTCGTTCTATCGGTATATGGCATAATCAATGATGTG ATTAAAGAAGGAGATCAGCTAACACTATTGGAGCCTTATTATCATTCTACTGATTTCTGTTGGAAGGAAAAG CATTACCATTTCAAATCAATACGTGTGGATTTCATAAAACAACTTCTTGTGAATGGGAAACCCCTCTTGCCGCAACATGCAATTCGTTCGTCAATTTATGCTCAACATAAACCATGA
- the LOC136235784 gene encoding uncharacterized protein isoform X1, which produces MSSQEEDLWEKATLAADDLYSFRDTYFPVNPLDKISNLQSKSDLSLKLLDSIPLEQRKTPIQRATYEYLRGKVLDVLPDYRKEAEDHLSKAVKLNPSLADAWLCLGNCIWKKGDLSSAKNCFNLALSKGPNKKILCLLSMLERRMAQGAENQAELVEESIQHAKDAITLDVKDGNSWYNLGNALLTSFFTTGAWDHNKLQRSLKAYQNAEKDERMQSNPDLYFNSATVNKYLENYERALSGFEAASLKDPSLGATEEAQKIVNLLDKLENFLRGQARTKRLASVSSSLAAVHLNSSYRRVTIDLLLDGLNKAVAIVGKVLFFVKHENVTPLYYLVCDSNQICFVLSVYGIINDVIKEGDQLTLLEPYYHSTDFCWKEKHYHFKSIRVDFIKQLLVNGKPLLPQHAIRSSIYAQHKP; this is translated from the exons ATGAGTAGCCAAGAAGAAGATTTATGGGAGAAGGCGACCTTAGCAGCCGATGATCTCTACAGTTTCCGCGACACTTATTTCCCAGTTAATCCACTTGACAAAATCTCCAACTTGCAATCAAAGTCTGATCTCTCTCTTAAGCTTCTGGATTCAATTCCTCTTG AACAAAGGAAAACACCTATTCAACGTGCAACATACGAATATCTCAGGGGAAAGGTATTGGATGTATTACCTGACTACAGGAAAGAAGCAGAGGATCATCTCTCAAAAGCT GTCAAGCTAAATCCATCTCTTGCAGATGCTTGGCTGTGTTTGGGTAACTGCATTTGGAAGAAGGGAGATTTATCCTCAGCAAAGAACTGCTTCAATCTTGCACTAAGCAAG GGTCCAAACAAGAAGATACTATGTCTTTTATCAATGCTTGAAAGGCGAATGGCCCAAG GTGCTGAAAATCAGGCTGAACTTGTTGAGGAAAGCATTCAACATGCAAAGGACGCTATCACTTTAGATGTGAAGGATGGGAACTCTTGGT ACAACCTAGGAAACGCATTGCTGACAAGTTTTTTCACAACTGGAGCATGGGATCACAACAAACTTCAACGTTCTCTAAAAGCATACCAGAATGCT GAAAAAGATGAGCGGATGCAGTCGAATCCAGACTTATACTTCAACTCTGCCACA GTCAACAAATATCTTGAGAATTATGAGAGGGCCCTTAGTGGGTTTGAAGCTGCTTCCTTAAAGGATCCAAGTCTGGGTGCTACGGAGGAGGCTCAAAAGATAGTTAATCTTCTGGATAAGTTAGAGAATTTTTTGAGA GGACAAGCTAGAACTAAACGACTTGCATCAGTTTCCTCATCATTGGCAGCTGTCCATT TGAATTCATCATATAGAAGAGTCACTATTGATCTGTTGTTGGATGGCCTGAACAAAGCGGTAGCAATAGTGGGAAAAGTACTCTTCTTTGTCAAGCATGAGAATGTCACTCCTTT ATACTATTTGGTGTGTGATTCCAATCAAATTTGCTTCGTTCTATCGGTATATGGCATAATCAATGATGTG ATTAAAGAAGGAGATCAGCTAACACTATTGGAGCCTTATTATCATTCTACTGATTTCTGTTGGAAGGAAAAG CATTACCATTTCAAATCAATACGTGTGGATTTCATAAAACAACTTCTTGTGAATGGGAAACCCCTCTTGCCGCAACATGCAATTCGTTCGTCAATTTATGCTCAACATAAACCATGA
- the LOC136235800 gene encoding vacuolar-sorting protein BRO1: MAAQSSAAATTNIMLAIYEKKTTSLELYRPLRNYIAMYYSEREAQNLEDDLQTLKEYRSDLERQSDPSPTTRRDLLQNYFKALCLVETRFPISPDKDHINSVNFVWYDAFKQKQKASQQNIHLEKAAVLFNLGAVYSQIGLSFDRATVEGRRQAIHAFIAAAGAFSFLRDNVATKASMGSSTTVDVSVECAGMLERLMLAQAQECVFENTIAKGSTPGVCAKIARQVGLYYEEALAALNVAPLKDHFDKPWIAHVQLKAALFYGEACYRYGLELHEKEEIAEEIARLKSGLSALAEAKKNTKGAAAQLLDAITKLEANINRNLERAMKENDRVYLMRVPSPSSLPPLPAFSMVKPMPMNEVLDASKEKMFASLVPDSSAKALSRYTEMVDDIIRSQAEKLQQGSELTRVRLKEMDLPDSILALEGNLTLPADLKEDIEAVQISGGPAGLEAELQQLKDLRRVNQELLVQTEELLQKEAAEDAQFRSQFGTRWTRPQSSTLTKNLQDRLNRFAANLKQAADSDGRIERSVRDYSALMSILDRRPIESALPTLARPIMSLDANEDAIVGSLKQSLRQLEILGAQRAGLEDMLKEMKRKDDILPKLMTSTGSYEDLFRKEISKYDQICADIAQNIVAQEQLLLEIQAQNDEFSGIFNLDDYKASREKCYKQIQAAIAKYREIKENINEGLKFYVTLQDAITNVKQQCSDFVMTRNIQCREMVEDVQRQMAGLSFQDRKNSGAYNYPAVNQAPRSSPQPPADPQNVPHARPQASYYHPPEQPPMPGYSHPPPPYNTPQQPSPYHIPPPAPGAPYPPQQVQQQPQAGQEYGQPAYPGWRGPYYNAHGQQPGSFPRPPYSVPSPYPPPHQSGYYKQ; the protein is encoded by the exons ATGGCCGCCCAATCCTCTGCCGCGGCCACTACCAATATCATGCTAGCTATCTACGAGAAGAAGACCACTTCTCTTGAGCTTTACCGCCCACTCCGCAACTACATCGCCATGTACTACTCCGAACGCGAGGCCCAGAATCTGGAAGATGACCTCCAGACCCTCAAGGAGTACCGCTCCGACCTTGAACGCCAATCCGATCCTTCCCCAACCACCCGCCGTGACCTTCTCCAGAATTACTTTAAAGCCCTGTGCTTGGTCGAGACTCGCTTCCCAATTTCTCCTGATAAAGATCACATCAATTCGGTGAATTTTGTATGGTACGACGCTTTTAAGCAGAAGCAGAAGGCTTCCCAGCAGAATATCCACTTGGAGAAGGCCGCGGTGCTTTTTAATTTGGGGGCTGTGTACAGTCAGATTGGCCTTTCCTTTGATCGGGCCACCGTGGAGGGTAGACGCCAGGCTATCCATGCCTTCATTGCTGCTGCTGGGGCGTTTTCTTTTCTGAGGGATAATGTGGCCACCAAGGCTTCCATGGGGTCCAGCACCACCGTTGATGTGTCGGTGGAGTGCGCGGGTATGCTGGAGCGGCTGATGCTGGCTCAAGCTCAAGAATGTGTTTTCGAGAATACCATTGCCAAAGGGAGTACTCCAGGGGTTTGCGCCAAGATTGCGAGGCAG GTTGGTCTATACTATGAAGAAGCTTTAGCAGCCCTTAATGTTGCACCTCTTAAGGATCATTTTGACAAGCCTTGGATAGCTCATGTCCAGTTGAAGGCAGCCTTATTCTATGGTGAAGCTTGTTATCGGTATGGTTTAGAGCTGCATGAGAAAGAAGAAATTGCAGAAGAAATTGCACGATTGAAGAGTGGGCTTAGTGCCTTAGCTGAGgcaaagaaaaatacaaagggGGCTGCAGCGCAGCTTCTTGATGCAATTACCAAGCTGGAAGCTAATATCAATCGCAACCTAGAAAGGGCTATGAAGGAAAATGATAGGGTTTATCTCATGAGGGTTCCTTCCCCAAGTTCCTTGCCTCCTCTTCCAGCATTTTCAATGGTGAAGCCAATGCCAATGAATGAGGTACTAGATGCGAGCAAGGAGAAGATGTTTGCCAGTCTTGTTCCTGACAGCAGTGCAAAGGCTCTTTCAAGGTATACCGAAATGGTTGATGACATCATTAGGTCACAGGCAGAGAAATTACAGCAAGGCAGTGAGCTAACACGTGTAAGGCTTAAGGAAATGGACCTTCCAGATTCAATTCTTGCTCTTGAAGGAAATTTAACACTTCCAGCAGATCTTAAAGAAGATATAGAAGCAGTACAGATCAGTGGGGGCCCAGCTGGTTTGGAAGCTGAGTTACAGCAGCTTAAAGATTTGAGAAGGGTGAACCAAGAATTGCTTGTTCAGACGGAGGAGCTTTTGCAGAAAGAAGCAGCAGAAGATGCCCAATTTAGAAGTCAATTTGGTACTCGATGGACTAGGCCTCAATCCAGCACTTTGACTAAGAACTTGCAGGATAGGTTAAATAGATTTGCAGCTAACTTAAAGCAAGCTGCAGACAGCGATGGCAGAATTGAACGTTCTGTGAGGGATTATTCTGCACTCATGTCAATCCTTGATCGGCGCCCG ATAGAATCTGCTCTTCCAACTCTAGCCAGGCCAATAATGTCTTTGGATGCCAATGAAGATGCTATAGTGGGATCCCTAAAGCAAAGCTTG AGGCAATTGGAGATTCTTGGCGCTCAACGGGCAGGTCTTGAGGATATGCTCAAGGAGATGAAAAGAAAG GATGACATACTACCAAAGTTGATGACATCCACCGGCTCCTATGAAGATCTCTTCAGGAAAGAGATATCAAAATATGATCAAATATGTGCAGATATAGCCCAAAATATTGTGGCACAAGAACAATTGTTGTTGGAAATTCAG GCTCAAAATGATGAATTTTCTGGCATCTTCAATCTTGATGATTACAAAG CATCTCGTGAGAAGTGTTATAAGCAAATACAAGCTGCTATTGCGAAATATCGAGAAATAAAGGAGAACATAAATGAAGGATTGAAGTTTTATGTAACTCTTCAG GATGCAATCACTAATGTGAAACAGCAGTGCAGTGATTTCGTGATGACCAGAAACATACAATGCCGAGAAATGGTTGAAGATGTACAGCGACAAATGGCAGGACTGAGTTTTCAGGACCGCAAGAACTCAGGGGCTTACAACTATCCAGCAGTGAACCAAGCTCCAAGATCAAGTCCACAGCCTCCAGCAGATCCGCAAAATGTTCCCCATGCTCGCCCCCAAGCATCGTACTATCATCCTCCAGAACAGCCACCCATGCCTGGATATTCTCATCCTCCTCCGCCTTACAACACACCCCAGCAGCCATCTCCTTACCATATTCCTCCACCTGCTCCTGGCGCACCTTACCCACCACAACAGGTTCAGCAACAGCCACAGGCTGGTCAGGAATATGGACAACCTGCCTATCCCGGGTGGCGGGGCCCATACTACAATGCCCATGGACAGCAACCTGGATCCTTTCCTCGACCTCCTTACTCTGTTCCTTCTCCATACCCTCCTCCCCATCAAAGTGGCTACTATAAGCAATGA